Proteins encoded in a region of the Mycolicibacterium duvalii genome:
- a CDS encoding alpha/beta hydrolase, whose translation MMTAMPMLCRRELLSLGLRVGLGAVAAAAVTAPPAAAAPAPTFASGAFPSAARGGVGTGWMLARPPGQDRPLRPVILLHGKDSTAAGVMSMGVEQFLADAVAAGLPPFAMAAVDGGNGYWHRRASGDDPAAMVLDEFLPLLADQGLDTSRVAFLGWSMGGYGAMLLGSRLGAARTAAICAVSPALWTSPAAAAPGAFDGAQDYAANSVWGLAELDRIPLRIDCGDDDPFAGATRQFIDQLATPPAGGFSPGGHNSGYWSSQLTSQMSWIAPLLTA comes from the coding sequence ATGATGACCGCCATGCCGATGCTGTGCCGCCGAGAACTCCTGTCCCTCGGTCTGCGGGTCGGTCTGGGTGCCGTGGCCGCCGCGGCGGTGACGGCCCCGCCGGCGGCTGCCGCACCCGCACCGACCTTCGCCTCCGGTGCGTTCCCCTCCGCGGCCCGCGGCGGCGTCGGCACCGGGTGGATGCTCGCGCGGCCACCCGGGCAGGACCGGCCGCTGCGCCCGGTGATCCTGCTGCACGGCAAGGACTCCACCGCCGCGGGCGTGATGTCGATGGGTGTCGAGCAGTTTCTCGCCGACGCCGTCGCCGCCGGATTGCCCCCGTTCGCGATGGCCGCCGTCGACGGCGGCAACGGGTACTGGCACCGCCGTGCCTCCGGTGACGACCCGGCCGCGATGGTGCTCGACGAGTTCCTGCCGCTGTTGGCCGACCAGGGCCTGGACACCTCGCGGGTGGCGTTTCTGGGCTGGTCGATGGGCGGCTACGGCGCGATGCTGCTGGGATCGCGGCTGGGCGCTGCCCGCACCGCGGCGATCTGCGCCGTCAGCCCGGCGTTGTGGACATCGCCGGCAGCAGCCGCCCCAGGTGCGTTCGACGGCGCGCAGGACTACGCCGCCAACAGCGTGTGGGGACTGGCCGAACTCGACCGCATACCGCTGCGCATCGACTGCGGCGACGACGACCCGTTCGCCGGCGCCACACGACAGTTCATCGATCAGCTGGCAACGCCACCGGCCGGCGGCTTCTCCCCCGGCGGGCACAACAGCGGGTACTGGTCCTCACAGCTGACATCGCAGATGAGCTGGATCGCGCCGCTACTGACCGCCTAG
- a CDS encoding TetR/AcrR family transcriptional regulator, whose translation MLNVTAAVTPKGERRRYALVSAAADLLCEGGFDAVRHRAVARRAGLPLASTTYYFSSLDELIASAVELIGLREAQQLKDRVSALSRRRRGAESTADILVDLLVGDSPERATELLVSRYERYIACARQPSLRDIQRRILKQRTDAVVEVVERSGRSVRADMLTALVCAVDGAVVAAMVGDGTGPRETARATLIDVIDVLAPFH comes from the coding sequence ATGCTCAATGTGACGGCAGCGGTCACTCCCAAAGGGGAGCGTCGACGATATGCGCTGGTCAGCGCCGCTGCTGATCTGCTGTGCGAGGGTGGTTTCGACGCCGTCCGGCACCGCGCGGTGGCGCGTCGGGCCGGGCTGCCGCTGGCCTCCACGACCTACTACTTTTCTTCGCTGGACGAATTGATCGCCAGTGCCGTCGAACTCATCGGACTGCGTGAAGCCCAGCAGCTCAAAGACCGGGTCTCCGCGTTGTCGCGGCGGCGGCGCGGAGCCGAATCGACCGCCGACATCCTGGTCGATCTGCTTGTCGGTGACAGCCCGGAGCGCGCCACCGAACTGTTGGTTTCCCGGTACGAGCGCTACATCGCGTGTGCTCGACAGCCGAGTTTGCGCGATATCCAGCGGCGGATTCTCAAGCAACGCACCGATGCCGTGGTCGAAGTGGTGGAGAGATCGGGGCGCTCGGTGCGCGCCGACATGCTGACCGCATTAGTGTGTGCCGTCGACGGCGCCGTGGTTGCGGCGATGGTCGGCGACGGTACCGGGCCACGCGAGACGGCCAGAGCCACGTTGATCGACGTCATCGACGTGCTCGCACCATTCCACTAG